The Psilocybe cubensis strain MGC-MH-2018 chromosome 7, whole genome shotgun sequence genome has a window encoding:
- a CDS encoding Sigma intracellular receptor 2: protein MLINNEKQKGIYTSYSRLPLTARPLDLVYFIFFAVHLFASIVLDLQYLYPPQYVPRLFRLALDSYVSMSRDPLIGGVFNLYGDGGHLIWFKTFLALEAVFQVPVFILGLRALYSGSQRIYPLLVIYGASSATTTLACVAVVLQTPELTPETLKQGIACITSEQRVLLLSSYIPFLLIAGVMSVDMALRVGNLAEKGIKAEAEEKWE, encoded by the exons ATGCTCATCAACAATGAAAAGCAGAAAGGAATATACACCTCGTATTCACGACTTCCATTGACTGCCCGCCCTCTTGATCTCgtctattttatttttttcgCT GTCCATCTCTTCGCCAGCATTGTGCTCGATTTACAGTACCTTTATCCACCGCAATATGTACCAAGATTATTTCGACTGGCTCTCGACTCCTATGTCTCTATGTCAAGGGACCCTCTCATTGGAGGCGTATTCAATCTCTACGGCGATGGGGGCCACTTGATATGGTTCAAGACATTCCTGGCCCTTGAGGC CGTTTTTCAAGTCCCTGTATTCATACTCGGCCTACGCGCCTTGTACTCTG GATCCCAAAGAATATACCCTCTTCTCGTCATCTACGGAGCGTCTTCCGCCACGACCACCCTTGCCTGTGTCGCTGTCGTCCTTCAAACACCCGAACTCACACCGGAGACACTTAAGCAGGGCATTGCTTGCATCACCTCTGAGCAACGAGTACTCTTGCTTTCGAGCTATATTCCGTTCCTTCTGATTGCGGGAGTCATGTCAGTAGATATGGCCCTGCGCGTAGGCAACTTGGCTGAGAAGGGAATCAAGGCAGAGGCTGAAGAGAAATGGGAGTAA
- a CDS encoding tRNA (guanine-N(7)-)-methyltransferase non-catalytic subunit TRM82, with the protein MPHYPHSHVFVGPTQTVDIAGPHIQVLDNVTGVVLFSTTAFSNDQKDVLLKSGPVRCAAVDQEFTHVVTSAEDKMLKVWQLDGLKLLSERELPKKPTSVAFTADAQTILVSDKFGDVFSYPFTYVPLTVKQKKDALSSHENPSGGQLILGHASPLNAFLLTPDERYIISADRDEHIRVSWYPKGYNIEMYCLGHLKFVSAIHIPKFDSATLISGGGDPVLKIWDWMTGSVRHDIEVLEKVEPYMAVRALKRKRGYEDGEAPEGGKFRRKKGRGKAKKKEGSTDAKDSEEPETANDVPEEEPKLEKVLVIRRIQSVKSDAGPYILFSAIGTTAVFCFPLKASVASVDIKAFDFGRPVLDFSVVGEQTIVVSLDGEWIPGEGEMATANDNDMIKILGFAGGELFEKEESLAVLASSLNSSLVSATAEEVKKLDLYGDLTSMPKYASDGDIEGEGDTTLPIGAPELSSSETAKGKKGQVELSKKELGRIKTKQAVLAKAQKMEVDGETKTEEEEAPESKRARSDGGSGMGA; encoded by the exons ATGCCCCATTACCCACATTCGCATGTGTTCGTTGGCCCTACACAGACCGTTGACATTGCAGGCCCACATATACAAGTACTTGACAACGT AACTGGCGTCGTGTTATTCTCGACCACCGCGTTCTCGAATGACCAAAAAGATGTCCTACTAAAGTCCGGGCCTGTTAGATGTGCTGCTGTAGATCAGGAGTTCACACATGTCGTCACGTCCGCGGAAGACAAGATGCTGAAAGTTTGGCAACTCGACGGATTGAAATTGCTCAGCGAGAG GGAACTCCCGAAAAAACCTACCTCTGTCGCGTTCACTGCGGATGCACAGACTATTCTGGTGTCTGATAAGTTTGGCGATGTGTTCAG CTATCCTTTCACATATGTACCCCTTACAGtgaaacagaaaaaagatGCTCTTTCTTCTCACGAAAACCCATCTGGAGGTCAGCTCATCTTAGGACACGCTTCTCCCTTGAACGCATTCCTGTTGACGCCGGATGAACGATACATCATCTCCGCCGACCGTGACGAACACATCCGAGTGAGCTGGTATCCGAAGGGATACAATATTGAGATGTACTGCCTCGGTCATTTAAA ATTTGTCTCAGCAATTCACATCCCGAAATTTGATAGCGCGACTCTTATCTCCGGGGGCGGTGATCCTGTCTTGAAGATTTGGGACTGGATGACTGGATCTGTAAGACATGACATCGAGGTATTAGAGAAGGTCGAACCTTACATGGCGGTACGCGCATTGAAACGGAAACGCGGGTATGAAGACGGAGAGGCTCCCGAGGGAGGCAAATTCAGACGGAAGAAAGGCAgaggaaaagcaaagaaaaaggagggAAGTACGGATGCAAAAGATTCTGAAGAGCCCGAAACTGCCAACGATGTTCCAGAGGAAGAGCCAAAGTTGGAAAAGGTGTTGGTTATTCGCCGAATTCAAAGCGTGAAATCTGACGCTGGGCCTTATATATTATTCTCTGCAATTGG AACGACTGCCGTATTTTGTTTCCCACTGAAAGCCAGTGTAGCTTCAGTTGACATCAAGGCTTTTGATTTCGGTCGACCCGTACTGGACTTCTCTGTGGTAGGTGAACAGACAATCGTCGTCAGTCTGGACGGGGAGTGGATTCccggagaaggagaaatggCAACAgccaacgacaacgacatgATCAAAATCCTCGGATTTGCAGGAGGAGAG CTGTTCGAAAAAGAAGAGTCGCTGGCAGTCCTGGCGTCATCGCTAAATTCGTCCTTGGTTTCCG CGACGGCTGAGGAGGTGAAGAAGCTGGATTTGTACGGTGACCTGACATCCATGCCTAAATATGCATCGGATGGCGACATTGAAGGCGAAGGGGATACAACATTGCCGATCGGTGCACCCGAGCTTTCGTCGTCGGAGACCgcgaaagggaagaaagggcAGGTTGAACTAAGCAAAAAGGAGCTCGGAAGAATAAAGACAAAACAGGCTGTTCTTGCGAAAGCTCAGAAAATGGAGGTTGATGGGGAGACAAAgacagaagaggaagaggcgcCCGAGTCGAAGAGGGCACGGTCGGACGGAGGGAGTGGGATGGGCGCCTAA
- a CDS encoding Rho1 guanine nucleotide exchange factor 1: protein MDKPLGPRQPPPDKRHAAYESIFGRPNPPPQPYPAYPPHNAPYPYPDRRTSYNPPPQGLVYQHGQQRQTYYPHQQQQSLPMQPQFPPFVSPYQQFQPSLAPPPHQPLSRGRSINSNSSEYVASHPGDLEPQQGLTPAQAYQAQIYTNAPNSAQSPWPGPSRLSAAPSTRSAAPTHDLPRIGISLEHDDGRLGVDFSSGEQDDSSSGSELPWARSEPSIPMRQQTLSRQHLRQPSASDPVHPVIPLHVDTFSPRSSIATASPSPGSGADHSVVSSTLVDHNSNRRSSDSARTMPKFTNNNNQRRDRTSQDRSMSMSAVRPLTDPKRTSGRTSPTSIRAPPVRKTPIVYPALLSRVAQAFRDRIPITDRVKDGLTYKDSFDGREAVDKIAYIIKTTDRNLALLLGRALDAQKFFHDVTYDHRLRDSANELYQFQTKMPSPFVSGELQNGQGTHPNALNSAHFENSNSFFEGDHDSPSPSPLNQVPKDSLNTDEIALPSGVFTLLTDCYSPTCSRDQLCYSIACPRRLEQQARLNMKPQPGLSKQISKDSLNDVPDAGTLWIHSVPQEIVNSVSDTEKKRQEAINEVIYTERDFVRDLEYLRDVWISKLKEEDIIPMDRRMEFLTRVFWNIHDIIAVNTRLRDALSKRQKQYAVVDRIGDIFLDVVPHFRPFVSYGAHQLYGKYEFEKEKNTNPAFAQFVETTERLPESRKLELNAYLTKPTTRLARYPLLLEAVLKHTPNDSSDKKALPEVISIVRDFLAKVNTETGKAENRFNLLQLDQQLVFRPGEEVDLRLREEGREMVYKGGLNKRDGEIQVYLFDHALLFTKQIKTKQHEQYKVYRRPIPLELLLITAAPIEENTATVRSQQRKTQALVRKSSFDKGRGVPGVVSAVAIKGEKGQHWINFIHLGRKFYNLMLWSSSPVTHRKWLEVIYKQQQIMKERSVIFDTVTLSEGFFSGPNKVNCAAPYSGGRRVVYGTDDGVYLSDLREPNQEPVKVLALLDVLQVDVLEDYQLLIVLSERQVITFPLEALDPLDPMAGLKRAKRISSHTSFFKAGFCLNRVLVCIVKSSQLSSTFKTLEPIDQNIRGRAKPTFKKLLQGGNDTLKPFREFYIPVESTSIHYLKTKMCVGCSRGFEIVDLESLDTQGLLDPNDEMLEFVRKKENLRPMAIYRIHNDFLLCYDEFAFYVNKSGRRSRKDFMVHWEGTPTGFALHEPYVLAFEPTFVEVRHIDTGLMSQVIQGSNLRLLFADTPPSVTNSSTLLNQQNMIYNNPYGQYPGHPHHPYPDQYPRHPQGVGRDEILIVSDDRVLALRPRGGAVGTTQNQRYMPDNLSMSSIPR, encoded by the exons ATGGACAAACCACTGGGGCCTCGCCAACCACCTCCAGATAAGCGCCATGCCGCCTACGAGTCCATCTTTGGCCGCCCCAATCCCCCGCCCCAGCCCTATCCTGCCTATCCCCCCCACAACGCCCCATACCCTTATCCCGACAGGCGCACCTCCTACAATCCACCGCCCCAGGGTCTCGTCTACCAGCATGGACAGCAGAGGCAGACTTACTACCcgcatcagcagcagcagtcgcTTCCAATGCAACCCCAGTTTCCGCCATTTGTTTCGCCCTACCAGCAGTTCCAGCCGTCGCTCGCACCGCCCCCTCATCAGCCCTTGTCCAGAGGCAGATCTATCAATTCAAACTCATCGGAGTATGTAGCATCCCATCCAGGCGATCTTGAGCCTCAGCAAGGCCTCACCCCTGCCCAGGCATATCAGGCGCAGATCTACACAAATGCTCCCAATTCTGCCCAGAGCCCCTGGCCCGGTCCCAGCAGGCTCTCTGCTGCACCTTCCACCAGGTCGGCTGCACCAACGCATGATTTGCCCCGCATAGGCATCAGTCTCGAACACGATGATGGTCGTCTCGGCGTGGATTTCTCATCTGGCGAGCAAGATGATAGTAGCAGTGGCAGTGAGCTTCCGTGGGCGCGCTCAGAGCCTTCAA TACCAATGCGGCAACAAACTCTATCTCGCCAGCACCTGCGCCAGCCTTCTGCATCTGATCCTGTTCATCCT GTCATACCCCTGCATGTGGATACATTTTCTCCCCGTTCTTCCATTGCCACTGCTTCTCCCTCGCCGGGTTCTGGCGCCGATCACTCGGTCGTTTCGAGTACGCTTGTGGACCATAATTCCAACCGCCGCTCTTCTGATTCAGCTCGCACAATGCCCAAGTTCACCAACAATAACAATCAACGCCGCGATCGTACTTCTCAAGATCGATCTATGTCCATGTCCGCAGTCCGTCCACTCACAGACCCAAAACGTACTTCAGGGAGGACTTCTCCCACATCTATTCGTGCACCACCCGTCAGAAAGACGCCCATCGTATACCCCGCCCTCCTATCTCGTGTTGCACAAGCCTTTCGCGACCGTATACCCATCACTGATCGTGTCAAAGATGGTCTAACCTATAAAGATTCGTTTGATGGCCGCGAAGCAGTTGATAAAATTGCGTATATCATCAAAACTACGGACAGAAACTTGGCTCTCCTCCTCGGTCGCGCTCTTGATGCTCAAAAGTTTTTTCATGATGTCACTTACGATCATCGCCTACGTGATAGTGCAAACGAGCTTTATCAGTTCCAGACCAAAATGCCTAGCCCGTTTGTCAGTGGTGAACTCCAGAATGGCCAGGGGACTCATCCGAATGCACTCAACAGTGCTCATTTCGAAAACTCGAACTCTTTCTTTGAG GGAGATCACGATTCCCCATCACCGTCACCCTTGAATCAAGTCCCGAAAGATTCCCTCAATACAGACGAAATTGCCCTACCTTCAGGAGTTTTCACGCTGCTTACAGACTGTTATTCCCCAACATGTTCTCGCGATCAGTTATGTTACAGTATAGCTTGTCCCCGAAGGCTAGAACAGCAAGCGCGACTGAACATGAAACCACAACCAGGGTTATCAAAGCAGATAAGCAAAGATAGTCTTAATGATGTTCCA GATGCCGGCACATTGTGGATTCACTCAGTACCTCAAGAAATTGTGAACAGCGTTTCAGATACCGAGAAGAAGCGCCAAGAAGCCATCAATGAGGTCATATATACCGAACGGGACTTCGTTCGCGATCTGGAATATTTAAGAGAT GTCTGGATCAGTAAACTCAAGGAAGAAGACATTATTCCAATGGATCGCCGCATGGAGTTTCTTACACGCGTATTTTGGAATATCCATGACATCATTGCGGTCAACACGCGACTGAGGGATGCTCTCTCAAAGAGACAAAAGCAGTATGCAGTGGTTGATCGGATAGGTGACATCTTTTTGGACGTTGTGCCGCATTTCCGGCCTTTTGTTTCGTATGGTGCTCATCAACTCTACGGCAAATACGAatttgagaaggagaaaaatacGAATCCAGCCTTTGCACAGTTCGTGGAG ACGACAGAGCGGCTTCCGGAGTCGCGGAAGTTGGAGTTAAATGCATACTTGACCAAGCCTACAACACGACTGGCGCGTTATCCATTGCTGCTTGAGGCGGTTCTCAAGCATACTCCAAATGACAGCAGTGACAAGAAGGCCCTTCCAGAGGTGATTTCCATCGTGCGCGATTTCTTGGCCAAGGTCAATACGGAGACAGGCAAAGCCGAGAATAGGTTCAACTTGTTACAGCTAGATCAGCAACTGGTGTTCAGGCCTGGAGAGGAGGTG GATCTAAGATTGCGCGAAGAGGGTCGAGAAATGGTGTATAAAGGGGGGCTGAACAAACGGGATGGAGAAATACAGGTTTATCTGTTTGACCACGCACTGTTGTTCACGAAGCAGATCAAGACAAAACAGCATGAACAGTACAAGGTCTACAGACGG CCAATACCATTAGAGTTACTTCTAATTACAGCCGCACCTATCGAAGAGAACACCGCGACGGTTCGGTCGCAGCAACGCAAGACGCAGGCTCTCGTACGTAAATCCTCCTTCGACAAAGGCCGGGGCGTGCCAGGTGTTGTTTCCGCTGTGGCGATCAAGGGCGAGAAGGGTCAGCACTGGATTAACTTCATCCACCTAGGGAGGAAATTTTATAATCTCATGCTGTGGTCGTCGTCGCCGGTCACTCATCGAAAGTGGTTAGAAGTCATCTATAAGCAGCAGCAAATCATGAAAGAGAGAAGTGTCATTTTTGATACGGTAACTCTCAGTGAGGGTTTCTTCTCAGGGCCTAACAAAGTGAACTGTGCTGCTCCTTACA GCGGTGGACGAAGGGTTGTCTATGGTACCGACGATGGCGTTTATTTGTCTGATCTGAGGGAACCGAATCAAGAACCTGTAAAGGTGTTGGCCCTACTTGACGTCCTCCAGGTTGATGTGCTAGAGGATTATCAACTTCTTATAGTGCTTTCTG AACGGCAGGTCATCACGTTCCCACTGGAGGCATTGGATCCATTAGACCCCATGGCAGGCCTGAAGCGTGCAAAACGGATATCATCGCacacttctttctttaaAGCTGGCTTTTGCTTGAACAGAGTACTGGTTTGCATTGTCAAATCCAGTCAGCTATCGAGCACTTTCAAAACATTGGAACCTATTGATCAGAACATTCGTGGGAGGGCAAAGCCAACGTTCAAGAAATTGTTGCAAGGTGGCAATGACACTCTCAAACCGTTCCGA GAGTTCTATATCCCGGTTGAATCGACATCTATACATTAtctgaagacgaagatgtgTGTGGGCTGTTCCAGAGGTTTTGAGATCGTCGATCTGGAGAGTTTGGATACTCAAGGTCTACTTGATCCCAACGACGAGATGCTAGAATTCGtgaggaagaaggaaaactTGCGACCGATGGCTATTTACCGAATACACAACGATTTTTTGCTATGTTACGATG AATTTGCTTTTTACGTTAATAAGAGCGGCCGTCGATCGCGGAAAGACTTCATGGTTCATTGGGAAGGCACGCCAACTGGATTTG CGCTTCATGAACCATATGTGCTGGCGTTTGAACCAACCTTTGTGGAGGTTCGACACATTGACACTGGGCTGATGTCTCAAGTGATTCAAGGTTCGAATCTTCGACTACTGTTTGCGGATACGCCCCCGTCAGTGACAAATTCTTCGACGCTGCTCAACCagcaaaatat GATATACAACAACCCCTATGGACAGTATCCTGGACATCCACATCATCCATATCCTGACCAGTACCCACGTCACCCACAGGGCGTGGGGAGAGATGAAATTTTGATAGTGTCGGACGACCGAGTCCTTGCTCTACGCCCGCGAGGCGGAGCTGTAGGAACGACTCAGAACCAGCGGTACATGCCAGACAATCTGTCGATGTCTTCGATACCTCGatga